In Odontesthes bonariensis isolate fOdoBon6 chromosome 22, fOdoBon6.hap1, whole genome shotgun sequence, one genomic interval encodes:
- the rxfp3 gene encoding relaxin-3 receptor 1, whose amino-acid sequence MSGEFINTNEEGSVGIVHDASLNSTCIFNATNCSQSDFHMSDFGKADFVGDGAAAVRITISVIYSLVCALGLVGNLLVLYLMKSKHVWRKSSINLFVTSLAVTDFQFVLTLPFWAVENVLDFTWPFGKAMCKIVSYVTAMNMYASVFFLTAMSVARYWSLASALKGRRRRTHCCSARCITVFIWFAAVFAALPHAVFSTTATVSGEDLCLVKFPVTNATAQFWLGLYHSQKVLLGFVVPLGIISACYLLLLRFITSKNINTSSAKRRAKVTRSVTIVVLSFFLCWLPNQALTAWGILVKLNVVHFSYEYYTMQVYVFPVSVCLAHSNSCLNPILYCLMRREFRKALKNLFWRMASPTMITIRPITASTKPEMDEQGRVLIPGNASAAPAVVFFPPGTVVYNDRRDLPQNST is encoded by the coding sequence ATGTCTGGAGAATTTATCAACACTAATGAAGAGGGCTCAGTTGGGATAGTCCATGATGCATCCCTCAACTCCACCTGTATTTTCAACGCGACCAACTGCTCTCAGAGTGACTTTCACATGTCAGACTTTGGCAAAGCTGATTTTGTGGGAGATGGCGCTGCTGCTGTAAGGATAACAATTTCTGTCATTTACTCTCTGGTTTGTGCGCTTGGTCTAGTGGGGAACTTATTGGTCTTGTACCTTATGAAGTCCAAACACGTGTGGAGAAAATCTTCCATCAACCTTTTCGTAACAAGTTTGGCAGTGACTGACTTTCAGTTCGTACTGACTCTGCCTTTCTGGGCGGTAGAAAACGTGCTAGACTTCACTTGGCCTTTCGGCAAAGCAATGTGCAAAATAGTTTCCTATGTGACAGCTATGAATATGTACGCAAGTGTGTTTTTCCTGACGGCGATGAGCGTGGCGAGGTACTGGTCCCTAGCCTCTGCGCTCAAAGGCAGGCGGCGGCGGACTCACTGCTGCTCTGCGCGGTGCATCACAGTTTTCATCTGGTTTGCTGCGGTCTTCGCAGCTCTGCCGCACGCAGTTTTCTCAACGACCGCCACTGTTTCAGGTGAGGACCTTTGCCTCGTTAAATTCCCAGTTACCAATGCAACCGCGCAGTTTTGGCTGGGACTCTACCATTCACAAAAAGTGCTTCTCGGTTTTGTGGTGCCCCTGGGGATAATCTCAGCCTGTTACCTGCTCCTTTTGCGCTTCATCACCTCCAAAAACATCAACACCTCAAGCGCCAAACGACGCGCCAAGGTCACAAGGTCTGTCACCATTGTGGTTTTATCGTTTTTCCTCTGCTGGCTGCCCAACCAAGCGCTGACAGCATGGGGTATCCTTGTCAAACTCAACGTGGTTCATTTCAGTTATGAGTATTACACCATGCAAGTGTATGTGTTTCCCGTGTCCGTGTGCCTCGCGCACTCCAACAGCTGTCTGAATCCCATCCTGTATTGCCTGATGCGGCGGGAGTTCAGAAAAGCGCTGAAAAATCTCTTCTGGCGCATGGCTTCTCCGACCATGATCACCATAAGACCGATCACAGCCTCTACAAAGCCAGAGATGGACGAGCAGGGGCGTGTGCTGATCCCAGGCAACGCATCTGCTGCGCCCGCTGTGGTGTTTTTTCCTCCGGGAACTGTGGTTTACAATGACAGGCGAGACCTGCCGCAAAACAGCACCTAG